DNA sequence from the Candidatus Neomarinimicrobiota bacterium genome:
GGAGTAATTCGGATACTATTACCGGTAGCTCTCTAAAAAGTTGGATTTTTACTAATACACTTATATTTACAAGTTTAGAGGAACCGTTAACCATTCCCAAATATTCCCATACTTTGTCCGTGCCCTCGACTTCGTGAGGCCAGGAAATTTCGACAAAAAAAGTATCGCCTGGATCAATTGTCAAGAAAGAATTCTGTATCAGAGATGGTGTTCCAGTAGTAGGAAATTCGTTGTCTTTAGTCAATACATACGTATTGCCAGCGAGATTTATATCGTCGGCAATCCAAATATCAACTGAGCCGGTGATATTTTCCGAACTACCCTGTAATGTTTCATCAAATATGTTAATCAAAGCAAACCGTATTCTAACCGGAGCAGGATGTGGAAAATTAAATGCCGCAGGGTCTCTCGTGATAGTGAAAGATGTTCTACCGTCAGCAGTACTAAGATATGTAGAAAATAAATCAACAGGAATTTCATTTCTGCTCGGCAACGATTCCTCGCAGCTGATCATAGTTATGCTTGATAAAAATGAGAGCAATATAATTTTAAGGGATTTATTCACTAAATTGTAAGTGATGAAAATTATAAATCTACAGTGATCCCGATGAAAGATCTTCTGCCAATATTAAACGCTGAAGGGTCATCCAATTCTCCTCCGAGTTTTCCGGAGGAATCTGCCCAGATAGCGTTCTTCGAGTCCAGCAGGTTCCGGGAAGTGAAATAAACCATCACGGATCTGCCTGAAAGTTTGCCTTTAGATCTTGTTAAAATAAATCGTTTGGATAGTTGTATATCGACTATTTTAGAGGAAGGAAGTCTTCTATTATTGGGAATGAATGGTTGATCGGGATTTTCAGCGGTAACTCCATCAGATGAAGGAAAAAACGTGAATGGTCGGCCGGAATGCACCTCCCAGAGAAGTGAAAAAAGGTAATTGTTTGATGTTTCAAATAGAAGATCACCCTTAAAGGTATGTCTTTGATCCCAACTCATAAAATAAATTTGTGAGGGTACTTCAAATCCCCATTGCGCGAAGTTCAGCCCCTGATCAGTGTTTTCGCTCAGACCCTTTGCTCTACCGAGGACATATGATATGTTGCCATTTAGTCTTTTGGCGCCTTTTCTAGAAATGATAAATTCAAATCCCGAAGATTTGGCGAATGGATTATTTACGAATTCTGAAAATCCATAATCTCCTGCGATTCTGCTGTTTGTGGGTATTAAAGTCCGGGAATCAATTTGGTTTGTTGTCTCTTTCTGATAATAAACAACCGAAAAACTTGAATGGGACGGTAGACGATATTTAAGACTGATTTCGATAGCTCTTGTTGTCTCGGGTTCAAGATCCGGATTACCTCTCAAAACACTATTTCCAAATCGGAACTGGGTGTTGGAGAGTCCCGAGTAGAGTTGCTCAAACAGCGGGTTTTGGAAATATTGACCAAAAGTCAGAAACATAACCGCTTTATCGGTCAACGGGGCAGAAAATCCCAATCGAGGACTTATGTTATATTTTACAGATGCGGGAACAAACGAAGAAACATTTTGTTCAAATTCGTTTTCACTTATCGGTATCAATTCGATAGCAGGCCGACTTGCGCGAGGATCAAGAAAATCTAATCGCACTCCGACGCTCACGGTTGACCCGTCGTAACCGGAGACTATCTTATCTTGAATATATATACTTCCGGACCTTGGGCGGTATTCATAACTATTGCTGTAATTAAGTAAATCTTCACCTAATTTCGGTTTACCGAAATAGGTTTTTCTCGGTTCGAGTTTTATGATTTCCGAGTTCACATTGAAGAGATTGAGATTTACCCCCGCTTTGAATAGATGGCGGTCAAAGAGCTTACTCTGGATGTCAGATTTAATTGTGTAGTTTGTTTGATTTGTTTTTTCCCACCAGTTTCGATTACCGGAAATAACGTAACGAAGGAGAATATCATATTGCCACGGCTCTACGCTTAATTGATCGGGACTTCCTTCGCCGATGCGAGACTGAATATCGTAACGCGACAGGGAAATAGTGTATAAGATTCTGTTTGAAAGCGAATGAGACCAAAATAAAGCCAGCCTTAGGGAATCTCTCTTCCGTTTTGGTAAGCCGCTTAGATTAAATCGCCAGCTGAATTCGTAATCACGCCATTTTCTGCTTGAATATATTCCCTGGATAGCTAATGTTTTATTCCTGCCGAAATTCATTTCTAATTTTGATAATAAATTTCCGGCGGATGAAGTTGGTGAATCGAAATATAAATCCATATCCTGCCACCATCTTGTACTTGAGGAGTTAAAATTTCCCGACACAAGATAACTCAAATTAGAATTCCTCAGAGGACCGCTTAAATACAGCTCCGCTTCAGATTCCTTGCTGTGTTCTGTCCCACCCTGAAGGTTATCCGATTTAAATCGAAATGATCTAACAGTTTTATCCTTACTTGTGGATGTTGAAATATTGATTACACCCGAAAGGGCATCGCCGTATTCGGCGTCAATACCACCGGTTTGGAGAGTGTATCTCTCTATGGAACTCTTAGGTAAATCGGTGCCGAGACCTCCGGTTATCAAGTCATTGGCCGGCAAGCCGTCTATTAGGTATAAGACTTCATTTCGTCTGCCGCCTCTGATATAACCATCACGAGTCACTCCTACCTGCAAACCCGCAATTTCTTCGAGTGTATTAACCGGAATATTCTGAATTTTCTCTCTGCCCAATTCATGTAAAGAGCCGGTAATATCCCGTCTGATTAAAGGTGATGCGGCTTCCACTACTACTTCTTCCATTGAAAGTGTTGATTGTTTCAATATTATGTCCAAAGAAGAGATTATATCAGGTAATATAGTAACATTCTGATAGATGACGGCCTGATATCCAATCATAGAAAATCTGATGTCATAGGAGCCGTATTTAATGTTGAATATTAAAAAATTACCTTTGCTGTCGGTTGCCGCACCCATTGATGTGCCTGTCAGTACCACTGAAGCGCCTATAAGTGGTTTCCCATTTTCGTCCTTTATGCTGCCGTTGAGGGCACCGGTATCTCCCGCTGTGGCGAAATCAGGTAATATTAACGACACAAGTAGAAGGGTAAGGGTAACTATAAAAATGTGCCTGATGATATATAGCGACAAAACAGGTGTTTCCCGCTTCACGGTAAAATTTGTGTGATTCAGTAACATCCTACAATCTAAATGCTGGATATATAAAATGTTGACTTTTTTTGCTTTTAATAAATATGTTAAGAAGTCGATATGTTAAGAAATTCACATATGTAAACTTGGTGTTCGGATTATAATAACCGCTTGACAAGTTTTTTAATTGATTATATATTTACTCCGCTGTAAGGGCGATTAGCTCAGTTGGTTAGAGTGCCACGCTCACATCGTGGAGGTCACTGGTTCGAGTCCAGTATCGCCCACGGAAAATGGAATATATGCTTAGAATAATAAAAGGAATTGGAAAGTGAAGTCACCGGGAAATCGGAGACTGATATTTTTACCACTTCGAAAAATAAAATTTTAATATAAATGCCCCTCATATTTAGGGGTATTTTTTTATGCTGTGAAAGTAAACGACGCTATAAAAATATTGAATGATTGGGCTCCGGAAGAAACAGCTCAGGAATGGGATAATGTAGGATTATTGATTGGTTCTGAAAGTGATGATTTATCAGGTATATTAGTCGCATTGGATATTACGGAAATGGTGGTGAAAGAAGCTGTTAAAACGGATTCTAACCTTGTAGTTACACACCATCCGATTATATTTGATCCCTTATTCAAGTTGAAATCAAATGAATATCCTGCTTCAGTAATTATCAATATTATTAAAAATGATATTTCCGTTTACTCAATGCATACGAATTTAGATGCCGTTAAGGGTGGAGTAAACGACCAGCTTGCAAAAAAGTTAAATTTAACCGAAGTGGAACCAATAGGGAGTGATGCCATTGGTCATTTAGGCAGGATAGGAAAAACAGTTGAGAAGATAAAATTAGGTGATTTTCTTGATATGGTAAAAGTCGCTTTAAAAGTGGAAGCGCTTAAATATCAAGGTAATTTGGAGGATAACGTTAAAAGTGTGGCTATCTGTTCAGGCTCAGGGGGGAGTTTCCTTGAAAGCGTGATTGAATTAGGCGCCGATGTGTTTGTCAGCTCCGACATCAAGCATAGTCATTGGCTTCAGGCCAAGAACAGAATAAGTTTAGTTGATGCGGGACATTATGAAAGTGAACAGGTGATTTTAGATTTGATTGTATCGCAATTGAAATCAGGATTAGCGTCATCAGACATTTCTGTTGCAAGGTCTGAAACAGAAACTAATCCATTGAAATTGTTTAATGGTAACTCAGATATAAATTAAATTACATTTTGAATTCAATGTCATTTAGGAGAAAGTAAATGCGGGAATCGTTGGACAGATTGATAGAACTTCAACAAGTAGATTCAAAACTAAGCGAGATAAAAGAACTTCGTGGAAGCCTTCCTCAGGAAGTGGAAAGTCTGAAGTTAGATCTTGAAGAGACTAAAAAAAGTTTAAAAGAAAGTGATGCTCGAATAGAGGAAATAAATAAGAGTATTCGGGATATCGAGGCTAATATCGCACAGGCTAACACAAAACTTAAAAAATATAAAGAACAGCTGTATGCAGTAACTACTAATAAGGAATATGATGCTCTTACACATGAAATAGAGACGCTCCAAAATGCCATTGACGAAAGTGAAAATCAGACTCTTGATTTAATGTCTGAACGGGAGACAAGCGAGGAAGAAAATAAAAATTCACAGGCATTGTCAGAGGAAATACAACAAGATCTTGAATCAAGAACAAAAGAATTGAATAAGAGGATTGACGAAACAAAGAGTGATGAAACCGAGTATCTTAAGAAGAGAGATAAAATTACTCCTAATATCGCGCAATCAATGATTTCAAAATATGAACGGATTCGTGAAGCGAAAAACGGTCGTGCCGTAGTACCGGTTGTCAGAGGTTCATGCGGCGGGTGTTTCCATAGGCTTCCGCCTCAATTAATTGTGGAAGTGAAAAAAATGGATAAAATTATTAATTGTGAATCTTGTGGTCGGGTCCTGATTCATCAGGAAGTCAAAGTTGAAAATTAAAATTAATGTTTCAAGCAGATCGGGCGATCGCCTTTCGCTAATATTAGCGGGGGGAGGAAAGTCCGAACTCCATACAGCAGGGTGCTCCCTAACGGAGAGGTTTCGCGAGGGACGGAAAGTGCAACAGAAAGTATACCGCCGATTTCCGATTTTATCGGAAAGGTAAGGGTGAAAAGGTGGTGTAAGAGACCACCAGTTCCGGGGGTGACCCCGGAAGCTTTGTAAACCCCACCTGGAGCAAGATCATGCAGGAGAGAGCGTGGCTGGCGCGTTTCGGTGCAAACCGATTAATTTCCGGGTAGATCGCTTGAGTGTTGTGGTAACATAACGCCTAGATAAATGATCGCCATCCCGATTTTTCGGGATACAGAATTCGGCTTATAGATCTGCTTGAAGCTTATATTTTTAAATAATGGTGAACAATGAATAAATTATGGTCCTTTCCTGAAATAGATAAGAATAAATCTAAGGCTCTTTCAGCTGAAACAGGGCTTTCAAGAATAATCGTTGAATTACTTCTTAATCGCGGAATTCAAACGCTTAACGAAGCAAAACTATTTTTTAATCCTTCCGAAGAGCATTTTCATGATCCTTTTTTACTGAATGATATGGAGAAAGCGATTGAAATAGTTTTCAAACATATAGAAAAGGATAATCGTATTCTTATTTATGGCGACTATGATGTTGACGGGACGACTTCAACTTCTATTCTATACCTTACTCTCAAAAAAATGGGAGCTCGTGTGACATATTATATTCCGAAGCGTGAGGAAGGATATGGTCTGTCAATAAAAGGTATTGAATCCGCTAAACAGGTAGGCATTAGCTTAATAATTTCATGCGATTGTGGTATCACCGCTCATAAAGAAGTTGAATTTGCAATGAGCAACGGTATTGAAGTTATAATTACCGACCACCACGAAGCCGTTGGGGAATTGCCGAATGCAGCGGCTGTAGTCGATCCTAAAAGACCTGATTCATCATATCCATTTCGTAATCTGTCCGGCGCCGGGGTGGCTTTCAAATTTGTTCAAGCCATACGGAAACATCAAGATAAAGAAAATTGGTATGCAGAAGAATTCTACGATTTGGCGGCGCTCGGTACAGCCGCGGATATAGTTCCCATGACAGGTGAAAACAGAGTAATCGTTTCTCTCGGATTACCTGCCATTTTCAAAGGGGGAAGAGTGGGTTTGAAATCGCTCTTGCGCTCTTCAGGGTTTAAAAAAAACCGTCTCACAGTGAGCGATGTAATATTCAAATTCGGACCGAGAATCAACGCTGTAGGCAGAATCGGGGATGCGCGGGAAGCTGCTGAACTTTTTACTACGAATAATTTCCAGCGTGCAGAGGAATTGGCGAAAAAGTTTGAGATTCTAAATACGGAAAGACGTGCGATAGATATGAAAACATTTAAGGAGGCTGAGGAACAGTTACTTGAAAGATATGATCCTGATCAATTTTCCGGCGCTGTTCTTTATGGGGAGAACTGGCATCAGGGAGTAATCGGCATTGTCGCTTCGAGAATAACGGAAAAATATCATAGACCGGCAGTTATGATTTCGCTCAATAACGGTATTGGGAGAGGATCGGGACGAAGTATTCCGGGATTTAATCTACACGAAGCGCTAAAAGAATGTTCAGATCTTTTAATCGGATTCGGCGGTCACGAACAGGCTGGAGGCCTGACCATAGAAAGGTCAAAGCTACAAGAATTCGTTGACACATTTGATGATGTTGTAGCGGCCAAGCTGACAGACGAAATGATTAAGCCGACCCTCAAAGTAGAAAGCAAAATTTCATTCGGTGAAATTGATAAAAAACTGTTGGAAACTATTCGAAGGCTTGAGCCTTACGGAGTTGACAATGCACAACCGATTTTCGTATCAGAAGGAGTTGAAATAGAGGGAAAACCGCTTATAGTGGGAGATAATCATCTGAAAATGAAGGTCAAACAGGGTGGTATTTTGTTTGATACCATTGGATTCAATATGGCTGAAGATCTGGTAAGGATTCTCAACCCGCCTGAAGCGGGTATTAAATTAGCATATGAAATCGAAGAAAATGAATGGAACGGCAGAAAAAACACTCAACTGGTATTAAAGGATATTCAACTTTAACTTTTAAACGATAAAGAAAAATATCAGATGAAAATTTTTGAATCAAAATTAGATACCAAATCAAAAGAATTTAAAGAACGTAAAAAGTTTCTCAAGATTCTCCTCGAAGAATTGAATTCAAAATCAGTTGAAACAAAAGAGCATGATAAATCGCGCCTTGCTAAACTCGCCGAGAAAGGGAAACAGAGTGCGAGAGAAAAAATAAAGCGTGTACTTGATAAAAACTCACCCGCTACGGAAATTGGATTGTTTGCCGCTGATGGTATGTATGAAGAGATTAAAGGCGGTTATAAATCCGCAGGCGTGGTCACGGTTATCGGCGAGGTTGCCGGTAAAAAGTGCGTCATAGTAGCGAACGATCCGCTTGTTAAATCAGGAGCCTGGGTAGAAATTACATGCAAGAAAAATCTTAGAGCTCAGGAAATCGCAATGGAGAATCATCTGCCCATCATATATATGGTGGATTCAGCGGGCGTCAACCTTGAACGTCAGGCTGAGATTTTTCCTGATAAAGAGCATTTTGGAAGGATATTCAGAAATAATGCCAAGCTTTCGGCGATGGGTATCCCGCAAATATCGTGTGTGTTCGGATTTTGTGTTGCGGGAGGGGCTTATCTTCCCGCTATGTCCAGCGAATTAGCGATGATAACCGGAAACGCTAATATGTTTTTAGCCGGCCCGTTTCTCGTAAAATCGGCATTGGGACAGGATGTCGATATGGCAACATTAGGCGGGGCAGAAATGCATAACGCCGTCAGCGGAGTAGCGGATTACCAATTCGATACGGAAGATGAGGCTTTCGATTGGATACGCAATCAGATGGCTCTTATCGGCGCTCAGAAAAAATTAGGTCTGGCGAGAGAGAAAGCAATAGAACCGAAATTAGATCCCGATGAGTTACTTGGGATTCTCCCCGCTGACTTAGGCGGCAAGTACGATGTGAGGGAGATAATCGGACGAATCGTGGACGGAAGTGAATTGGAGGAATATAAGAAAAAATACGGGAAGACGATAGTCACCTGTTTTGCCAGGATCGGAGGATTTTCTGTCGGCATTGTAGCCAATCAGGGGATGTCGGTAAAAAAAGAAATGCCGCTCGATCATACCGGAAAATCCCAACCCCCGCAAATACAGATGGGAAATGTGATTTATTCGGATTCCGCGAAGAAGGCTGCCAACTTTATAATGCTGTGCAACGAACGGAGGATACCACTCGTTTTTATGCAGGACGTAACAGGATTTATGGTAGGAACAAAAGCTGAGAATGAAGGAATTATTAAGGATGGCGCTCAATTTGTTAATGTTCAGGCAAATTCGGTTGTTCCGAAGTTTACTGTTATCCTGCGGAACTCTTTCGGTGCGGGAAACTATGCGATGTGCGGAAAAGCTTACGACCCCCGCTTGATAGTTGGCTGGCCCACGACTCGACTTGCGGTAATGGACGGCGGAATAGCGGCAAACACGGTCCTATATACAAAGAGGGATTTAAGCGATTCAGAGAAAGAAGAATTTTATGAACGGATTAAAGCAAAGTACGAAAAAGAAATGTCTCCATATTATTTAGCTGCCCGAATGATGTTAGATGCCGTAATTGACCCTCGTGATACCCGAAACTTGTTGATTCAGGGATTAGAAATGGCAGACCATAATCCGGATATGCCCGCCTATCTGACGGGAGTATTAAGGACTTGAGCGCGGATATAATCCGAATTGCCAACGCTCAGGGCTTTTGGGGAGATTCCGTAGATGCTCCTCTGAATATGGTCAGGGGTGGACAAATAGATTACCTGACGTTGGATTATCTGGCTGAAGTGACTATGTCAATTATGCAGAGGCAAAAAAGTAAAAATCCACAGGCTGGTTACGCCAAAGATTTTGTGGATGTAATGAGAGAAATTTTCCCCGACGTATTGGAAAAAGGAATAAAAGTTGTTACGAATGCGGGAGGAGTGAACCTTGATTCCTGTTTAGAGGCGCTGAGAAGTACCGCCAATGAATTAGGAATCTCGGGTTTAAAAATTGGCATCGTAAAAGGTGATGACATATTGGATAGGCTTGATGAACTGTTGGATGATGGGGCACCGCTGTCCAATATGGATACCGGGCTTTCACTGAAAGAGATTAGGGACAGCATTGTCTCCGCTAATGTTTACCTGGGAGCAGCTCCAATTGCGGAAGCGCTTTCGAAAGGCGCTGATATTGTGATTACCGGAAGGGTTACCGATACGGGGTTAACGCTCGCTCCGATGATATATGAATTTGGCTGGAATTCTGATGATTTTAATCTTCTGGCTGCGGGAACGGTGGCGGGTCACATTCTTGAATGCGGGGCTCAAAGCACAGGCGGTAATTACTCGCGCTGGTGGGATGTTCCCGATTATTCAAATATAGGATACCCGATTGTTGAAGCTTCTTCTGACGGTTCATTTGTCATAACAAAACACGATGGGACAGGGGGGCTTATCAACAGAGAATCGGTTAGCGAACAGCTGTTGTACGAAATGGGAGAGCCGACGAATTACATCACACCCGATTGTGTTGTAGATTTCACAAGTATTGCTTTGGAAGAAGAGGGGAATAATCGCGTTCGCGTCACCGGTGTGAAAGGGGGTGCGGCTACTGATACATTCAAAGTATCTATCAATCATTTCGTCGGATATAAAGCGTCGGGAAGTTTAACTATTTCCGGTCCGTTCGCGGTTGATAAAGCAAAAAAATGCGCTGAAATTATTTGGAAAAGGCTCGAGCAAGCCGGATATGAATACGAAGAAACGAATACGGAATTTTTGGGATTGGACTCAAGTCATGGAAAGATAAATCCAATTCCGGAACAGGTCAATGAGGTTGTGCTCCGACTCGGTGTGCGGGATTCAGATAAATCAGCGGTTGAACGATTCGGGAAAGAGTTGGCTCCTGTCATTACTAACGGCCCCCCGGGTATTACCGGATTTGCAGGCGGAAGACCGAAACCACAAAATATTTATGCGTATTGGCCTGCTTTGTTAAGTAAAAAACTGATAAAACCTGAAGTAACGGTGGAATCAATTTAGCTGTGAGAAAAATCAGACTTTTGGATATTGCCCACGCAAGATCAGGTGATAAAGGTAATTCAAGTAATGTCGGGCTAATTGCAAAGAACCGGGAAGCTTATGATATCATCGCAGCTGCGGTGACCGCTGAAAAAGTCAAATCACATTTTGGGGATATTGTGAAGGGAGATGTTGAACGATACGATCTGCCGAATCTTCTTTCGTTGAATTTCATATTGCATGATTCATTGGGAGGCGGAGGTTCACAATCGTTGAAAAACGATGCGCAGGGAAAGACACACGGGCAAGGGCTGCTGCTTATGGAGATCGAAATTCCTGACGAGTTCACTATTGGGATGGATGAAAATCGGCCAAGCAGTTGAAAATGACGACTTTTGTTTCAAAAGACTTTGGATTTAATTGAAATAGCAGAGCTGCGAGATCTATCCGAGAATACTTTCCCCTTGCTGATATAGGCTAATCTGATTAAGTTTATCGTTGTTAATACTTGTTTATTAACGAATATAGGATAATTATTGGAAAAAGAAGATACTCTTTCACTTCTCAAAAAACTAAGCTCGCCATTAGACCTCTCAAAAGGCTCTGTGGGCATCATACTTGCAGCAGGACACGGAAAGCGAATAAAATCCGAAAAGTCTAAAATGCTTCACGAAATCTGGGGTAAACCGACTGTTTTGCGTGTTCAAACAGCTTTGGAGCAGGGACTGGTCAGTTCGGCTCAGATTATCGTGGTCGGCATTAAGGCGAATGAAGTAGCGGATACAGTCAGTAAGAAGGAGAATCTTGCTTTTGTTTTTCAGGAGGAACAAAAAGGAACGGGAGACGCTGTCAAAAGAGCGTTGAATCTTTTAAGCGATGAGGATTTCGATGGGGCTGTTTACATAGTTCCGGGCGATATGGGACTAATAGACAAGGATACTATATCTGATTTTAAAGAATCATTTCAATCATCAAAAGCGGATATGATGGTATTGACGGGACTCTACGAAGGAGATACGAAACGCAATCAATATGGCAGAATTGTTCGAGTACCGGATGGTAAGCATAAAGGTGAGGTGGTTGAGATCATAGAGCATAAAGATATTCTCGCAATGAGCAATGCTCAAGCCTATCAAATAACTCACAAAGGAATGAAATTTGAGGTCGGCAAAAACGATCTTTTGAACATTCGCGAATTTAACACGGGAATATTTGGCTTCAAGGCAAAGTCGTTGAGAGAAAATCTTGGGGAATTAACTACAGATAACGTTCAGGGTGAATTATATCTCACGGATCTGATAAAGATGTACAATGAAGATGATAAGAAAGTCAGCGCGGTAAATGCTGAGAACAGCAGATTAGTAGAAGGATTCAATGAAAAAAGTACTCTATTGGAAATGGAAGCTATTGCAAGGGATAGAGTCTATGAACTGCTGAAAGATGTGATTACCATTGAAGACAGGTATGATTTTTTCATTGCGGAAGAAGTAGTAGAACGGATTTTGAAGCTGGATAATTCAGGGAAATCCGGAGACATAATAATACAAAAGGGTGTATCTCTTGGACCAAATGTGCGGCTCTCGAACGGCGTTGAAATATGCACAAACAGCCAGCTAACAGGCGAAGTGCAAATAGGAGCTAATACTTTTATCGGGAAAAGAGTAACGATGAGTAACTTCCCCGGACAGTCCATAAAAATCGGTGAAGGAACGGAAATTCTTCACGGAAACGAAATTAAAGGGGAGGTAAAGATCGGTGATAATTGTATAATTGAATCGCGCGTATCTATAACCGGCAATGATGAATTTCCTGTAATTATAGAAGACAATGTCCATTTGAGAGGTGTTACATATATATTCGGAAGCAAAATTGAGAAAGGCGTTCATATAACCCATTCGGTGCTGAAACGTAAACATGTGAGAAATTTGGAATCAGAAAGCGGAAATACTTTTAAAATAAGATATGTTTTACCTTCCCCTGAGGGAGAAGAAGCGGTGACAGACATTTGAGCGGCAAGGTCAGATTAAAAAATGATTCTTTCATAGCGGAAATAGTACTCGATAATCCACCTGTAAATGCGCTGGGGTCGGAGACCGTAATCGAACTGTTTGAAGCTACCGAACAAATCAGTGATTGGATCAAGAGTCGTCAAACACGAGTCGTGATTCTTCGGTCAAAGGGTAAACATTTTTGCGCCGGAGCAGACCTTAAAGAGAGACTAAAACTTGATGATTCGGAAGTATCGGTGGCAGTGAAAAAGATACGGAAGGCAGTTGATGGGATTTGGAATATCAGGGTTCCTGTGCTGGCACTTATT
Encoded proteins:
- a CDS encoding NTP transferase domain-containing protein, which translates into the protein MEKEDTLSLLKKLSSPLDLSKGSVGIILAAGHGKRIKSEKSKMLHEIWGKPTVLRVQTALEQGLVSSAQIIVVGIKANEVADTVSKKENLAFVFQEEQKGTGDAVKRALNLLSDEDFDGAVYIVPGDMGLIDKDTISDFKESFQSSKADMMVLTGLYEGDTKRNQYGRIVRVPDGKHKGEVVEIIEHKDILAMSNAQAYQITHKGMKFEVGKNDLLNIREFNTGIFGFKAKSLRENLGELTTDNVQGELYLTDLIKMYNEDDKKVSAVNAENSRLVEGFNEKSTLLEMEAIARDRVYELLKDVITIEDRYDFFIAEEVVERILKLDNSGKSGDIIIQKGVSLGPNVRLSNGVEICTNSQLTGEVQIGANTFIGKRVTMSNFPGQSIKIGEGTEILHGNEIKGEVKIGDNCIIESRVSITGNDEFPVIIEDNVHLRGVTYIFGSKIEKGVHITHSVLKRKHVRNLESESGNTFKIRYVLPSPEGEEAVTDI